One Streptomyces dangxiongensis genomic window, GCGGGGTCGTACAGCGGACCCCAGTCGGTGCGGGCGGCGAGCAGCTCGGCGGTCTCGCGCAGGGGGCGCAGCGCCGGGTCGGTGTCGAACATCCAGGGGTGGACCGTCTCCCCCGTGAAGAGGACGGGCGCGTCCCCGGCGAGCGCCTTGGCGGCGTCGAACTGCGGGAACTCCGCGCGCACGCGTTCGGCGGCCCAGGCGGTGGGTCGGGCGTCCTGGCCGTAGATCGACTCGTGCACGAGGGCGTACAGCGGGTGGCCGGCGTACGACAGCAGGACCCGCGCCTGCTCCTGGAAGGCGTCGGACAGTTCCAGGCCCGCCGTGGTGCGCACGAAGGCGTCCTCCAGGAGGTGGTGCAGCCGGTGGCTGCCGTCGCTCGCGCCGAGCATCAGGCCGAGGGACTGGAAGGCCTCCACGGTGAGGCGGTAACCACCCGGCAGGACCACGTCGTGGCCGAGGAGGTGGTCGGCGATCCGGCGGGCCCGCTCGACGTCCTGCGGGTAGCAGGCGTAGTGCGCGGCGACCTTGCGCTCGACGCGCGGGTAGGCGGCCCGGTAGACGTCGTCGGCGTGGGCGTGCAGGGAGGGCAGGCCGCCGGTGACGATCGCGGTGTCGATGCCCTCGGGGGCCAGCGAGAGGTACGTCACCGTGCAGAAACCGCCGAAGCTCTGGCCGAGCACGGTCCAGGGGGCGCCGCCGGTGACCTGGGTGCGGATGGCCTCGCAGTCGCGGACGATCGAGTCGGCGCGGAAGCGGGCGAGGTGATCGGCCTGCTCGGCGGGGCCGCCGCGCAGCGGCAGGGTCTGCCGGGTGGCGGGCGTGGAGCGGCCGGTGCCGCGCTGGTCGAGCAGGAGGACGCGGTACTCCTCCAGCGCCCGGCCGAGCCAGGCCTGACGTCCGACGAAACGATTCGCCCCGAAGCCGGGGCCGCCCTGGAGGTAGAGCATCCAGGGCAGCTCCTGCCCGGCCTTGTCACTCGCCACCACCTCGCGGGCGTACAGCTCGATGGTCTCGCCGTCCGGGTCGGCGTGGTCGAGGGGCACGGTGAAGTGACGGTCGGTGAGGACGACACCGGGCTGGCGGTAGCTGAGGCTCAACGAGTCTCCCGGGACGGATGGGACGGACGGGTCCCAGTTCAGCACATGACCGCGCCGGAGCCGACCCCCGGGATCATGGTCCGTCACTGGCCGAAGGCGCGGCTCGCCACCCGGTGAGCCGCGCCCGAGCCCTGGCCGGCGCACTACCCTGCATGCGTCCGACGACCGTCCCCGAGGAGCCGCGATGCGTGTGGCCCTGTTCCTGACCTGTGTCAACGACACGCTGTATCCGGACACCGGCCGGGCCGTGGTGAGGCTGCTGTCCAGGCTCGGTGTCGAGGTCGACTTCCCGAGCGGCCAGACGTGCTGCGGACAGGCGCACTACAACACCGGCTACCGGCACCAGGCCGAGCCGCTGGCCCGGCACTTCGCCGAGGTGTTCGGCGGGTACGAGGCGATCGTGACCCCGTCCGGGTCCTGCGGGGCGATGGTGCGGGAGCTGTATCCGCGGCTGGGCGAGCGGGCGTCGGCCGAGGGGCGCGGGGACACGCTGGCGCGGACGCTGTCGCCGGTGGTGCCGCGGACGTACGAGCTGACCGAGTTCCTGGTGGACGTGCTCGGGGTGACGGACGTCGGGGCGTACTACCCGCACAAGGTCACCTACCACCCCACCTGCCACGGCCTGCGCGGCCTCGGGCTCGGCGACCGGCCCAGGCGGCTGCTCGCGGCCGTGCGGGGGCTGGAGCTGGCCGAGCTGCCCGGTGCCGAGGAGTGCTGCGGCTTCGGCGGCACGTTCGCGCTGAAGAACGCCGAGGTGTCGGCGGCGATGGGCGCGGACAAGGTACGCAACGCCGAGTCGACGGGCGCGGAGGTGCTGTGCGCGGCCGACAACTCCTGCCTGATGCACATCGGCGGCATGATGAGCCGGCTGCGCACGGAGCTGCGGCCGGTGCACATCGCGGAGATCCTGGCGAGCACGGAGGAGGAACCGGCGGCATGAGCGGAACGTTCGTCGGCATGCCCGCGTTCCCGGAGGCCGCGCACCGGGCGGTGCGC contains:
- a CDS encoding alpha/beta fold hydrolase — translated: MSLSYRQPGVVLTDRHFTVPLDHADPDGETIELYAREVVASDKAGQELPWMLYLQGGPGFGANRFVGRQAWLGRALEEYRVLLLDQRGTGRSTPATRQTLPLRGGPAEQADHLARFRADSIVRDCEAIRTQVTGGAPWTVLGQSFGGFCTVTYLSLAPEGIDTAIVTGGLPSLHAHADDVYRAAYPRVERKVAAHYACYPQDVERARRIADHLLGHDVVLPGGYRLTVEAFQSLGLMLGASDGSHRLHHLLEDAFVRTTAGLELSDAFQEQARVLLSYAGHPLYALVHESIYGQDARPTAWAAERVRAEFPQFDAAKALAGDAPVLFTGETVHPWMFDTDPALRPLRETAELLAARTDWGPLYDPARLAANEVPAAAAVYHDDMYVDTAHSLETAAAIRGLRPWVTNEYEHDGLRAGAPHVLDRLLALARDEA
- a CDS encoding (Fe-S)-binding protein; this encodes MRVALFLTCVNDTLYPDTGRAVVRLLSRLGVEVDFPSGQTCCGQAHYNTGYRHQAEPLARHFAEVFGGYEAIVTPSGSCGAMVRELYPRLGERASAEGRGDTLARTLSPVVPRTYELTEFLVDVLGVTDVGAYYPHKVTYHPTCHGLRGLGLGDRPRRLLAAVRGLELAELPGAEECCGFGGTFALKNAEVSAAMGADKVRNAESTGAEVLCAADNSCLMHIGGMMSRLRTELRPVHIAEILASTEEEPAA